The proteins below come from a single Anguilla rostrata isolate EN2019 chromosome 3, ASM1855537v3, whole genome shotgun sequence genomic window:
- the mrpl49 gene encoding mitochondrial ribosomal protein L49: MAISIINMSRVVCRGLRSFPLPRPGVRLRMMSTTAGERNNTIVESTDEYNYVERLIPPTRVPTPPKHGGPAPSGWSPPSEVPPDLPYMIRRSRMHNVPVYKDITHGNRMMTLLRKVEGDIWALEKDVKEHLHKLTGKVPPTQVNEVTMSIRVKGDFDKDLKQWLIEKGF; the protein is encoded by the exons ATGGCGATTTCCATAATAAACATGTCCAGGGTGGTATGTAGGGGATTAAGATCCTTCCCTTTACCGCGTCCAGGAGTCCGGTTACGG ATGATGAGCACCACAGCGGGCGAGAGAAACAATACTATCGTGGAGTCCACAGACGAATACAATTATGTGGAAAGGCTGATCCCGCCTACTCGAGTTCCCACCCCACCTAAACATGGGGGCCCTGCCCCATCTGGCTGGAGTCCTCCCTCAG AAGTGCCCCCCGATCTTCCTTATATGATACGTCGCTCCCGCATGCACAACGTCCCTGTCTACAAAGACATCACCCATGGCAACCGGATGATGACTCTTCTGCGCAAGGTTGAAGGGGACATCTGG GCTTTGGAGAAGGATGTGAAGGAGCACTTGCACAAGCTGACAGGCAAAGTCCCGCCTACACAGGTCAACGAGGTAACCATGAGCATCCGGGTCAAAGGTGACTTTGACAAGGACCTGAAGCAGTGGCTGATCGAAAAGGGCTTCTGA